The sequence below is a genomic window from Brevibacillus agri.
TTTGATTTCCCATCTTTATCGGCTCCTATTGCATTTCCATACCTAAACGGCGAATTTTGATCGTATAGTCAACGCCAATTGGAAAATTTTTAAAATCCTTCTTCCAGTCGTGCTTCTCCCAGTAATCCCGGTAGTGGTGCGCTCGAAGCGCCAGCCCGAGCCTCAAAATGTCGCTGTTGTACTCCTTTTGCAACTGGTGAAACAGCTTTTTCGCCCGTTCCTCCATCTCCTTTTTAATCAAGCTCTGCATTTTCTGGATGAAAACTTCCGGGGACATGTTCGTATTGGCGGTCACTTCCACGATATCTCCCTGCAGCTCGCAGGAAAACATCGCGGCAAGCGCCCCTTTGTTGTTCCTTCCTTTCAAATCCAGTCTCGTTTTGACAAAGTGAGGCCGGAATGTCACATAGCCGTTGTCCGTACCGGGCAGCGGGATGACGACATCGCCCCCGCGCTCTTCGTTTCGCAGTTGCAAAAACGACCACGACTGCACTTCGTTGAGCGTCCCTACCATTTTGTGCCCGCGAAAGACGGCCACGCCTCTCCAGCGTACCTCGGTCGCGCTCGCCTGAACGTAGTTGAGAAAAGGCTCCATCGTCTTGTTCGAGGTCTGGTTGAAGTAGTCTCCCAGCGTCTGATCGGGAATCGTGCCCATCTTCGCTCCGTTTTCGATCAGGTCCATCAGAAACACGACGGGGACTTGCGCGAGCTGCGGCTTGATTTTGAGCAAGGTGGCCGCTTCCCCCTTGACGACGATCGGCCACATCAGGCGGCGGATTTGCGGCTCCCGGCGAAAGCTGTCCATAATGTCGCCGATGCCTTTTCTCGCTACTTCTTCACTGACGGCAAGCACGCGGGTATGGCCCAAAAACAGCTTCTGGTTCAGCCGAATTTGCAGATTGTTGTTGGCATCGAGAATCGTCCGGCCCGTCACGCTCATGATCTTGACCGCATCGGCATTTCCGCCGCCGCCTTGTCCACTGCTTCCGGCGATCTTGATCGGGATCGGAATTTGCACAGTCAATCTGTACAACTCTTCTTGTCCCTCTACCATATCTACCGCAATGGCAAGTACGGAAGTGCGCTCCTCCAGCTCCCTTCTGTCCCAGCAGCCCGTCAAAAGAGAGACGCACACGCACAGAACTGCCAGCCCAAGCCATCCTTTAGCCATCTGCATTCCTCTCCTTTTGTTTTCGCCCCAGGTCCCGGATGAAAAGCATTGTCAAATAGAGAATAGGGATCCCCAAATTGAGGATGAGGCTGTAAACGCCCAAATAGGAGCTGATCCAAAACAGTTCTACGATGTTTTGCGGCCACAGCGCGATAAAGTAAAGGGGGATGAACATGACTGCCGAGAGGATTCGCTGAAAACCCATCCCTCTGTTGAACAACTGGCGCAAGCCGTAAATGAAAGCGTAGTAGGCGTTGGCCACGGTAGTAAAAACAGCCGTTACCCACACGGCCAGAAAGGCGGATTCCAGCCTTTCCAAAATCAGTCCCGGCACCTGTGTGGTCTTCACCAGCTCCAAGGTTGGCCAGGCTACACGCTGCAGCTCCTCGTAGCCGAAGACGACGATGCCCGCCACTACGATCAAGGTGTAGACGACCAGCGTGATCGCGATGCCGTAAAAACCAGCTTTTACTTTGCTCTTGTTTTCGTGCGCGTAGGCGAAAAAAATGAGCATGATTTCGTAGCCGGAAAAAGAGTAGACCGCTTCGTAAGCTCCCTTGAGCAGCGACGGGCCGGTCGCTCGAAAAAGCGGCAGCAGATTGTTCCACTCCGCTTTTTGAAACGAGGCGAGCGCAATGAACAGCACAGGGAGCAAAACGAGCGGCAGCAACAGCTCATTGATCCGGGCCACGACATCCAGATCGTGCAACGTGAGGATGAATGCCAGCGCAAACATGGTAATAATGATGACTTCCAGCGGTGTGTCGAGCAAAACGGAAGTCACTACGACTTCGCCAAAGATGCGGGAGACAAGCCCGGTCGCAAGGTACATGAAGCCGAGATAGGCGAGAATCCAGGGGAAGCTGAGCCACTTGCCCAGCCGCGAATTTTTTTTGGCCCCCCAGACGATCGTGCTGTACTCGACGAAGGTCATTCCCGGAAAACGCTGGCTGAGCTTTGCGATCATCCAGACAGACACAAAGGCAATGACGGAACCGAATACAGGCGACATCCAGCCCGCTTCATACAAGATGGCTGAGGTGGAACGCGGCAATGTCAA
It includes:
- a CDS encoding GerAB/ArcD/ProY family transporter, producing MSSRQQTFSLWQQTSLITSTLIGVGILTLPRSTSAILYEAGWMSPVFGSVIAFVSVWMIAKLSQRFPGMTFVEYSTIVWGAKKNSRLGKWLSFPWILAYLGFMYLATGLVSRIFGEVVVTSVLLDTPLEVIIITMFALAFILTLHDLDVVARINELLLPLVLLPVLFIALASFQKAEWNNLLPLFRATGPSLLKGAYEAVYSFSGYEIMLIFFAYAHENKSKVKAGFYGIAITLVVYTLIVVAGIVVFGYEELQRVAWPTLELVKTTQVPGLILERLESAFLAVWVTAVFTTVANAYYAFIYGLRQLFNRGMGFQRILSAVMFIPLYFIALWPQNIVELFWISSYLGVYSLILNLGIPILYLTMLFIRDLGRKQKERNADG
- a CDS encoding Ger(x)C family spore germination protein; its protein translation is MAKGWLGLAVLCVCVSLLTGCWDRRELEERTSVLAIAVDMVEGQEELYRLTVQIPIPIKIAGSSGQGGGGNADAVKIMSVTGRTILDANNNLQIRLNQKLFLGHTRVLAVSEEVARKGIGDIMDSFRREPQIRRLMWPIVVKGEAATLLKIKPQLAQVPVVFLMDLIENGAKMGTIPDQTLGDYFNQTSNKTMEPFLNYVQASATEVRWRGVAVFRGHKMVGTLNEVQSWSFLQLRNEERGGDVVIPLPGTDNGYVTFRPHFVKTRLDLKGRNNKGALAAMFSCELQGDIVEVTANTNMSPEVFIQKMQSLIKKEMEERAKKLFHQLQKEYNSDILRLGLALRAHHYRDYWEKHDWKKDFKNFPIGVDYTIKIRRLGMEMQ